A genomic region of Raphanus sativus cultivar WK10039 chromosome 6, ASM80110v3, whole genome shotgun sequence contains the following coding sequences:
- the LOC130496585 gene encoding uncharacterized protein LOC130496585, which yields MHQADSTPLALESGKMFCPCRKCNNSKLANRENVWKHLINRGFTPNYYIWFQHGEGYNNYDQNEASSSNSNFQEEPVAHHLHNEHSYHQEEQMVDFDRVHDMVTDAFVAHDEDEEPNIDAKKFYEMLNAANQPLYSGCREGLSKLSLATRMMNIKTDHNLPESCMNEWADLFKEYLPEDNVSADSYYEIQKLVYSLGLPSEMIDVCIDNCMIYWGNDEKLEECRFCKKPRFKPQGRGRNRVPYQRMWYLPITDRLKRLYQSEQTAGKMRWHAEHTQTDGEMTHPSDARAWKHFNKVYPEFASNIRNVYLGLCTDGFSPFGMSGRQYSLWPVFLTPYNLPPEMCMQRELLFLTILIPGPKHPKRSLDVFLQPLIKELKDLWSTGERTYDCSTKTNFTMRAMLLWTISDFPAYGMLSGWTTHGRLACPYCNGATDAFQLKNGRKTSWFDCHRRFLPIGHPYRRNKTLFRHKRVVRDTPPPYLTGEETEKQIDYYGAVETVPCGGNWHVPPNMPDSYGVHHNWHKKSIFWELPYWKDLLLRHNLDVMHIEKNFFENIMNTILNVPGKTKDNIKSRLDLPDICSRSELHINSNGQVPIPIFRLSSEKKSVLFNWVASEVKFPDGYVSNLSRCVEKGQKFSGMKSHDCHVFMQRLLPFAFAELLPTNVHEALAGIGAFFRDLSTRTLKVEVVEQLQENIPILLCNLEKIFPPGFFDVMEHLAVHLPYEALLRGPVHYGWMYQYERAMKYLKGKAKNLAKVEGSIIAGSLTEETSHFTSYYFASKVRTRKRAPRRYDDGGVAPTYAVAGVPDIFSQIGRLGGKSKEVWWSSEEDAHSAHTYILLNCEDPLIRYFER from the exons atgcatcaagcagattccacaccgctcgccctagaaagcggtaagatgttctgtccatgtcggaaatgcaacaattcgaaattggcaaatcgtgaaaatgtttggaagcatttaataaatagaggtttcacgccaaattactatatctggtttcaacatggagaaggttataataattatgatcagaatgaagctagtagtagtaatagcaattttcaggaagaaccggttgctcatcatttgcataatgaacatagttaccatcaggaggagcagatggtagattttgatagggttcatgatatggtaactgatgcattcgtagctcatgatgaagatgaagaacctaacatagatgcaaaaaaattttatgaaatgttaaatgcggcgaatcaaccactttacagtggttgtagagaaggtctctctaaattatCGTTGGCtactagaatgatgaatattaaaactgatcacaatctacctgaaagttgcatgaatgaatgggcagacttgtttaaagagtatttgccggaagacaatgtgtctgctgattcttattatgagattcagaaactggtttatagtcttgggttgccttcggagatgatagatgtttgcatcgacaactgcatgatctactggggaaatgatgagaagttagaagaatgtcgattctgcaagaagccacgattcaagccgcaaggacggggacgtaatagggtaccgtaccaaaggatgtggtacctaccaattacagacagattgaaaagattgtaccaatcagagcagactgctggaaagatgagatggcatgccgagcatactcagacggatggtgagatgacacatccatcagatgcaagagcctggaaacattttaacaaagtatatccggaattcgcgagcaatatccggaatgtgtatctcggattatgcacagatggatttagtccattcggaatgtcagggagacaatattcattgtggccagtctttcttacgccatacaacctgccaccggagatgtgcatgcaacgggagttgctattcttgaccatattaatacctggtccgaaacatcctaaaaggtcgttggatgttttcctgcaaccactgataaaagagttgaaggatttgtggtcaacaggggagagaacgtatgactgctcaacgaagacgaatttcacgatgcgagcgatgcttttgtggaccataagtgactttcctgcatatgggatgttgtcgggatggactacacatgggagattagcttgtccatattgtaatggagcgacagatgcgtttcaactgaagaatgggaggaagacaagttggttcgattgtcatcgtcgatttcttcccattggccatccgtaccgaagaaataagacattgtttaggcacaaaagggttgtgagagacactcctcctccatatttaactggagaagaaactgaaaagcaaaTCGATTACTATGGAGCTGTGGAAACAGTTCcttgtggtggtaattggcatgtcccccctaatatgcctgattcttacggtgttcatcacaactggcacaagaagagtatattttgggagttgccatattggaaggatcttcttctgcgccacaacctcgatgtgatgcatatagagaagaatttctttgagaacatcatgaatacaatattgaatgtcccggggaagacaaaagacaatataaaatcgaggttagacttgccggatatttgctcaagaagtgagttacatataaacagcaatgggcaagttcctattccgatattcagattgtcttcagaaaaaaagtcggtgttgttcaactgggtagcatctgaagtgaaattccccgatgggtatgtttcaaatctgtctagatgcgttgaaaagggtcaaaagttctccgggatgaagagtcatgactgtcatgtctttatgcaacgactacttccctttgcttttgcggagctacttcctacaaacgtacatgaagcacttgcag gcattggagcatttttcagggatctgagcacccgcactcttaaagtagaagtcgtggaacagcttcaagagaacattcccatcttattgtgcaacttggagaagatatttcctcctgggttttttgacgtcatggagcatctagctgtccacctcccatatgaggcattgcttcgtggacctgtacattacggatggatgtatcagtatgagcgagccatgaaatatttgaagggaaaagcaaagaaccttgcaaaggttgaaggttctataattgctggaagtttgacggaagaaacttctcacttcacatcgtactactttgcgtcaaaagtacgtacccggaaaagagctccaaggagatatgatgatggtggtgtcgcgccaacatacgcagttgctggtgttccagacatctttagccagattgggcgactgggtgggaaatcaaaagaggtttggtggtcgagtgaagaagacgctcatagtgcacacacctatattctactcaattgtgaggatccactgattcgttattttgaaaggtaa